A window of Mucilaginibacter paludis DSM 18603 contains these coding sequences:
- a CDS encoding response regulator transcription factor: protein MKRKVLVIEDEPIIAEMMSILLEVEGYKVISLADTARARQKLHQKEVDMVMLDLGLKGENGQSMCAYIKGQDDLKHIPVILVSANSDLEQIKQECGADDHIAKPFDLTFFLQKVRSHADAIVQ, encoded by the coding sequence ATGAAACGAAAAGTACTTGTAATTGAAGATGAGCCCATTATTGCGGAGATGATGAGCATACTTTTGGAGGTTGAGGGCTATAAGGTTATCAGCCTGGCCGACACGGCAAGGGCCCGGCAAAAGCTTCATCAAAAAGAAGTAGACATGGTGATGCTTGACCTGGGTTTGAAGGGCGAAAACGGCCAATCAATGTGTGCCTATATTAAAGGGCAAGATGACCTGAAACATATACCGGTAATACTCGTTTCGGCCAATAGCGATTTGGAACAGATTAAACAGGAATGCGGTGCCGACGATCATATTGCCAAGCCGTTCGATCTTACTTTTTTTCTGCAAAAGGTGCGTAGCCATGCCGACGCCATTGTTCAGTAG
- a CDS encoding UBP-type zinc finger domain-containing protein, whose product MNDQQLCKHLQAIEQVKIGEGHVCEECVKHHQQWVHLRTCQTCGVTLCCDDSPQQHMTKHYHAEHHPVIASAEPGERWLWCYPDEQFVEY is encoded by the coding sequence ATGAACGATCAACAACTTTGTAAGCATCTTCAGGCCATAGAACAGGTAAAAATAGGGGAGGGCCACGTTTGCGAAGAATGCGTGAAGCATCATCAGCAATGGGTGCACCTACGTACCTGCCAAACCTGCGGTGTTACCTTATGCTGCGACGATTCGCCGCAACAGCACATGACCAAGCATTACCATGCTGAACATCACCCGGTAATAGCATCTGCCGAGCCCGGAGAACGCTGGCTATGGTGCTACCCGGATGAGCAGTTTGTGGAATATTGA
- the tenA gene encoding thiaminase II produces MSWSNTAWQQAEHIYQKIIAMPFIQELIAGTLPQEKFKFYIEQDALYLEQFGRALALIAGRAHQTQHVLDYTRFAEGAIVVESTLHASYFNTYNISGLAKPTPACHYYTSFLLSTAALAQVEVAMAAVLPCFWIYQKVGDYIYGQHQVTNNPYSEWIDTYAGEEFAQLVAKAIDICNDAAQNCTQQQQQAMADAFEMGCQLEWLFWDSAWRMETWAAKLI; encoded by the coding sequence ATGAGCTGGAGTAACACCGCCTGGCAACAAGCCGAGCATATTTATCAAAAAATTATTGCAATGCCCTTTATACAGGAGCTTATTGCAGGCACATTGCCTCAAGAAAAGTTTAAATTTTACATTGAGCAGGATGCCCTTTACCTGGAACAATTTGGAAGGGCTTTGGCACTTATTGCGGGGCGGGCTCACCAAACACAGCATGTGCTGGACTATACCCGTTTTGCCGAGGGTGCCATAGTGGTTGAAAGCACCTTGCATGCAAGCTATTTTAACACCTATAATATTAGCGGTTTGGCCAAGCCAACGCCTGCCTGCCATTACTATACCAGTTTTTTACTCAGCACAGCCGCACTGGCACAGGTAGAGGTGGCCATGGCCGCCGTATTGCCCTGTTTTTGGATATACCAAAAGGTGGGCGACTATATTTACGGGCAGCACCAAGTGACTAACAACCCTTATAGTGAATGGATTGATACTTATGCTGGCGAAGAATTTGCGCAACTGGTTGCCAAAGCTATTGATATTTGCAATGATGCGGCTCAAAACTGTACCCAACAGCAACAACAAGCCATGGCCGATGCTTTTGAAATGGGCTGCCAGTTGGAATGGTTGTTTTGGGACAGCGCCTGGCGGATGGAAACATGGGCCGCTAAGCTTATTTGA
- the thiD gene encoding bifunctional hydroxymethylpyrimidine kinase/phosphomethylpyrimidine kinase, with translation MKKFKYTSVLTIAGSDSGGGAGIQADLKTFAALGCYGTSAITAITVQNTLGVTAIHSIPPEIVAGQITAVMDDIKPLAIKIGMIHSAELALAIATTLKNYPHIPVVLDPVMVATSGDQLIEHDTIGLLKKELFPLATLLTPNLDETALLTGKRVNNVTDMQNAAAELLKKGCKAVLIKGGHLQGDTLYNFYLDQNADQELFSSVAVQSRNTHGTGCTLSSAIAAFLARGNSLKNAIIQAQHYIHQAIEQGAQVVTGQGHGPVNHFFNPQIAIQYELE, from the coding sequence ATGAAAAAATTTAAATATACATCGGTATTGACCATTGCCGGCTCCGACAGCGGAGGCGGTGCAGGCATACAGGCCGACCTGAAAACATTTGCCGCCTTAGGCTGCTACGGTACATCGGCTATTACGGCCATCACCGTACAAAATACACTTGGCGTTACCGCGATACACAGTATTCCGCCGGAGATTGTGGCCGGGCAGATTACAGCAGTGATGGACGACATCAAACCATTGGCTATTAAAATAGGAATGATCCATAGCGCCGAACTGGCATTGGCTATTGCCACAACCCTTAAAAATTACCCGCATATACCGGTTGTGCTCGACCCGGTAATGGTAGCCACCAGTGGCGACCAGTTGATTGAGCATGATACCATCGGCCTGCTTAAAAAGGAATTATTCCCCTTGGCCACACTGCTTACACCCAACTTAGATGAAACCGCCCTATTGACTGGCAAACGCGTGAATAATGTAACCGATATGCAAAATGCGGCAGCGGAACTATTAAAAAAAGGTTGCAAAGCCGTTTTAATTAAGGGTGGGCATTTACAGGGAGATACTCTTTACAATTTCTATCTGGATCAAAATGCCGATCAGGAGTTATTTAGCTCTGTGGCGGTACAATCGCGCAATACACACGGTACTGGGTGCACCTTATCATCGGCAATAGCCGCCTTTTTAGCCCGGGGTAATTCATTAAAAAACGCCATTATACAGGCGCAGCACTATATCCATCAGGCTATAGAACAGGGCGCGCAGGTAGTAACCGGCCAGGGCCACGGGCCTGTTAACCATTTTTTTAATCCTCAAATCGCTATTCAATATGAGCTGGAGTAA
- the thiE gene encoding thiamine phosphate synthase gives MGNFPYRLYLVTDEAACLGRDFFWVIEQAIKGGVDMVQLREKNLSDQAFLNKALLLKDLLDRYNVPLIINDNLPVAVHCGAAGIHVGNSDSPPTKIRLQHPDTKFLGYSIEYEAQLETEDARVSDYLALSPVYATNTKTDTVTEWKTEGIHRVRQITNKPLVAIGGINEANAASIITAGADCLAIVSAICSAENPALAAERLRNLIDRSMNSYEKI, from the coding sequence ATGGGCAATTTCCCTTACCGACTTTACCTGGTTACCGACGAAGCCGCCTGCCTTGGCCGGGACTTTTTTTGGGTGATTGAACAAGCCATTAAAGGTGGCGTTGATATGGTGCAACTAAGAGAGAAAAACCTATCGGACCAGGCTTTTTTAAACAAGGCCCTGCTGTTGAAAGATCTGTTAGACAGGTATAATGTCCCTTTGATAATTAATGATAATCTGCCGGTAGCCGTGCATTGCGGCGCGGCAGGGATACATGTTGGTAACAGCGACAGCCCGCCAACTAAAATACGCTTACAACACCCCGATACAAAATTTTTAGGTTATTCGATTGAGTATGAAGCGCAGCTTGAAACGGAGGATGCACGTGTATCAGATTACCTGGCTCTGAGCCCGGTTTACGCCACCAATACCAAAACGGATACTGTTACCGAGTGGAAAACTGAAGGCATCCACAGGGTACGACAGATAACCAATAAACCCTTAGTAGCCATCGGCGGAATTAATGAAGCTAATGCCGCTTCTATCATTACCGCTGGAGCCGATTGCCTGGCAATTGTATCGGCTATCTGCTCGGCCGAAAATCCGGCATTGGCGGCAGAAAGATTAAGAAACCTAATTGACCGAAGTATGAACAGCTATGAAAAAATTTAA
- the thiM gene encoding hydroxyethylthiazole kinase, whose translation MKEQIWAQIIAVKQNSPLVHNITNYVVMNNTANALLAVGASPIMAHAHAELTEMVNIAGALVINIGTLDEYWVKSMLIAAEQANTLGKPWVLDPVGAGATTYRNEVLKQLLKLKPTVIRGNASEIMALASQSNSTKGVDSVHQSNDAVSAALRLNDEFGSVVCISGATDIIVNNDNTTRLSNGNSLMAKVTGLGCTATALTGAFLAVNPQDAFLATTAAMALLGVCGEIAADLSAGPGSLQVNLLDILYNLTEEEFFTTLKIS comes from the coding sequence ATGAAGGAGCAAATCTGGGCGCAAATTATCGCCGTTAAACAAAACTCGCCGCTGGTACACAACATTACCAATTATGTGGTAATGAATAATACTGCCAATGCTTTGCTGGCCGTGGGAGCATCACCTATTATGGCACATGCCCATGCCGAATTAACCGAGATGGTTAACATAGCCGGAGCGCTTGTAATTAATATAGGCACGCTTGATGAGTACTGGGTTAAAAGTATGCTGATTGCTGCTGAACAAGCCAATACGCTTGGCAAGCCCTGGGTGCTTGACCCGGTTGGCGCAGGTGCCACAACCTACCGTAACGAGGTATTGAAACAACTTTTAAAACTTAAGCCCACAGTGATTAGAGGAAACGCCAGCGAAATAATGGCACTCGCAAGCCAAAGCAACAGTACCAAAGGAGTCGACAGCGTTCACCAAAGTAATGATGCTGTTTCGGCAGCGCTACGGCTTAACGATGAGTTTGGCAGTGTGGTTTGCATTTCGGGCGCTACGGATATTATTGTTAATAACGATAACACAACACGGCTTTCAAACGGCAATAGCCTCATGGCAAAGGTTACCGGCCTTGGCTGCACCGCTACGGCTTTAACCGGCGCTTTTTTGGCGGTAAATCCGCAGGATGCTTTTTTGGCTACTACAGCTGCTATGGCTCTGCTCGGTGTATGTGGTGAAATAGCCGCTGACCTATCCGCAGGCCCCGGAAGTTTACAGGTTAACCTACTCGACATTTTGTATAACCTTACTGAAGAAGAGTTTTTTACCACACTTAAAATAAGCTAA
- a CDS encoding PAS domain-containing protein, with the protein MMDTFNKRIIYSIELSMLILACLLFASYYDIKRANTRELWLKHSDEVLVHTGRIQLAATESGMSARDFMLTGDQASVTRFNQVSNQALKELDTVRHITADNLVIPPLLDSVGKYLNIQTAFSKRVISLRKSQGLAPALALVQAGKGKIDADRGAFFIRQVEHNENGLLSVRKAESKKALSIVNISLFTTGAFILAFIVMLLKRGRKEAKDRSRLLDRLIRNNEHNNIAEKLASLGTWSMNLDTQVVSGSDEMYRIWAIDPAKTESVFESFIQKVHPEDRNFVLQKTLDVGDKTNVESYNFRILNNGQIRYLNNGVTVIRNADHKLHTIAGYVQDITEKRLAAVDLEDAHIQLTTLFNRIGEVLFSRDVVENRFMRISDNCDQIFGYNPEEFKADPELWIAVIHSEDRHLIESGNVMLAQGVQTVNQYRVIRKDGAVRWVENKRVPWVDAKGTLVRVDAVIKDITEKRLAELEYDRMIADVVQRNKTLEQFTYIVSHNFRAPVANIIGLSQILDLLPNANPAEQMAVIKHILSSVNNLDHIVKDLTMVLQVREPVNEKKETVYFNDLLTDVKMSLQPVINQNNLQISCDFSQVDRLFTIRNYLYSIFYHLLLNSVNYRREDIVTMIRVEAYQTSDHLELAFTDNGKGIDLVQNGSKLFDLYSRFDTSIQGRGMGLFMVKTQVEALGGTIGVKSSLMKGTKFNIILPLMPTQ; encoded by the coding sequence ATGATGGATACTTTCAATAAACGGATCATTTACAGTATTGAATTATCCATGCTGATTCTGGCTTGCCTGCTGTTTGCATCCTATTATGATATTAAGCGGGCTAACACGAGGGAATTGTGGCTAAAACATTCGGACGAAGTACTGGTCCATACCGGCCGTATTCAATTAGCTGCAACTGAAAGTGGCATGTCTGCAAGGGATTTTATGCTGACAGGCGACCAGGCATCAGTTACGCGATTTAACCAGGTCAGCAATCAAGCTTTAAAGGAGCTTGATACGGTTAGACATATTACAGCAGATAATTTAGTCATTCCGCCGCTGTTAGATTCGGTAGGTAAGTATCTCAATATACAAACAGCATTTTCAAAACGAGTTATTTCATTACGTAAATCTCAAGGCCTGGCACCGGCTCTCGCGCTTGTTCAAGCTGGCAAAGGTAAAATAGATGCAGATAGGGGTGCTTTTTTTATCAGGCAGGTTGAGCATAACGAGAATGGATTACTGAGTGTGAGAAAGGCCGAGTCTAAAAAAGCCCTTTCAATAGTTAATATAAGTTTGTTTACCACTGGCGCCTTTATTTTAGCGTTTATTGTGATGTTGCTGAAGCGGGGCCGGAAAGAAGCTAAGGATCGAAGCAGGCTGCTCGACCGTTTGATCAGGAATAACGAACACAACAACATCGCAGAAAAATTGGCTTCCCTTGGCACCTGGAGCATGAACCTGGATACTCAGGTGGTTAGCGGGTCTGATGAAATGTACAGGATCTGGGCGATAGATCCTGCAAAAACGGAGAGTGTTTTTGAAAGTTTTATTCAAAAGGTACACCCGGAAGATAGGAACTTTGTGCTTCAAAAAACATTGGATGTTGGTGATAAAACGAATGTAGAAAGCTATAATTTTAGAATTTTAAATAACGGGCAGATCAGGTATCTGAATAATGGGGTAACGGTGATACGCAATGCCGATCATAAGCTCCATACCATTGCCGGCTATGTGCAGGATATTACCGAAAAGCGGCTTGCAGCAGTAGATTTGGAGGATGCCCATATCCAGCTGACTACCCTGTTTAACAGGATAGGGGAGGTTTTATTTTCGAGAGATGTAGTTGAAAACCGATTTATGCGGATATCTGATAACTGCGATCAGATTTTTGGTTATAATCCCGAAGAATTTAAGGCCGATCCTGAATTGTGGATCGCCGTTATTCACTCCGAAGATCGTCATCTGATCGAATCCGGAAATGTCATGTTGGCACAAGGCGTACAAACGGTTAACCAATACCGTGTGATTCGTAAAGACGGTGCTGTACGGTGGGTTGAGAATAAAAGGGTACCTTGGGTGGATGCCAAAGGTACCCTGGTACGGGTTGACGCGGTGATAAAGGATATTACCGAAAAACGTTTAGCCGAGCTGGAGTATGACAGGATGATTGCAGACGTTGTTCAGCGCAATAAAACCCTTGAGCAGTTTACTTATATCGTTTCGCATAATTTTAGGGCACCGGTGGCCAACATTATAGGTTTAAGCCAGATTTTGGATCTGTTGCCGAATGCTAATCCGGCTGAACAAATGGCAGTGATCAAACATATCCTTTCGTCGGTAAATAATCTTGATCATATCGTGAAGGATTTGACGATGGTTTTGCAGGTACGCGAACCGGTGAACGAAAAAAAGGAGACGGTATATTTTAACGATTTGCTAACCGATGTTAAAATGAGTTTACAACCCGTCATCAACCAAAATAATCTGCAAATTAGTTGTGATTTTAGCCAGGTTGACCGCTTGTTCACCATCCGGAATTATCTGTACAGCATCTTCTATCATTTGTTGTTAAATAGCGTTAATTATCGCCGCGAGGATATTGTAACGATGATCAGGGTAGAGGCTTATCAAACATCGGATCATCTGGAACTGGCATTTACAGACAATGGAAAAGGGATTGACCTGGTTCAAAACGGTTCGAAATTGTTTGATTTATACAGCCGTTTTGATACCAGTATACAAGGCAGGGGCATGGGGCTGTTTATGGTAAAAACACAAGTAGAGGCTCTTGGCGGAACCATCGGCGTAAAAAGCAGCCTGATGAAAGGCACAAAGTTTAACATCATACTCCCTTTGATGCCGACGCAGTAA
- a CDS encoding alpha/beta hydrolase, translated as MQVRFILLLIIIASSFHAFAQQKPVERDTSFTLYSAFKNAKKKYPFITVANPPVPVNIISKLNLVYCSVGGRQLHLDVFYPSAKSKKSYPAILMIHGGGWRSGDRSQHVPMAQQMASKGYVTVTAEYRLSNEALYPAAVNDLKTAIRWMRANAKAYHIDAGKIAVWGFSAGGQLATLIGTTNNSSLFPGDDCYNDQSDKVQAIVDVDGTLAFIHPESGEGNDSKGKSAATYWFGFSKDERPDLWNQAGALNHVDQHTPPIIFINSAVDRMHAGRSDMIHQLDSLHIYSEVHTLPDTPHPFLLFNPWFEPTLNYTVAFLDKIFKK; from the coding sequence ATGCAAGTCCGCTTTATTCTGTTATTAATCATAATCGCTTCTTCTTTCCACGCTTTTGCGCAGCAAAAACCTGTGGAAAGGGATACCTCCTTCACGTTATACAGCGCATTCAAAAACGCAAAAAAGAAATATCCATTTATCACTGTGGCTAATCCGCCGGTACCGGTTAACATCATATCTAAATTGAACCTGGTTTATTGCAGCGTTGGTGGCAGGCAACTGCATCTGGATGTTTTTTATCCATCGGCTAAAAGTAAAAAAAGCTATCCCGCTATACTGATGATTCATGGCGGCGGCTGGCGCTCGGGCGACCGCTCGCAGCATGTGCCTATGGCGCAGCAGATGGCCTCAAAAGGTTATGTAACTGTAACTGCTGAATATCGTCTTTCAAATGAAGCGCTCTATCCGGCTGCTGTTAACGATTTAAAAACGGCTATCCGCTGGATGCGCGCCAATGCTAAAGCATACCATATAGATGCAGGTAAAATTGCGGTATGGGGATTTTCTGCAGGAGGGCAGCTGGCCACGCTTATCGGCACTACCAATAATAGCAGCCTTTTTCCGGGTGATGATTGCTATAATGATCAGTCGGACAAGGTGCAGGCTATTGTTGATGTAGATGGAACACTGGCATTTATTCACCCCGAATCAGGCGAGGGTAACGATAGCAAGGGCAAGTCGGCAGCAACTTATTGGTTTGGGTTCAGCAAGGACGAGCGTCCTGATCTGTGGAACCAGGCAGGAGCCCTTAATCACGTAGACCAACACACGCCGCCTATAATATTTATCAATAGCGCGGTAGACCGCATGCACGCCGGGCGAAGCGATATGATCCATCAACTGGATTCGCTGCATATTTATAGCGAGGTTCATACCCTGCCCGATACCCCTCATCCATTTTTATTATTTAACCCCTGGTTTGAGCCAACCTTAAATTATACCGTTGCGTTTTTAGATAAGATATTTAAGAAGTGA
- a CDS encoding NADPH-dependent F420 reductase — protein sequence MPDLTIYKMKIGIIGAGNMGFTLAKLFIKARYQVAISNSRGPESLQEMVKQLGDNCIALKVNDAAAFGDVVLLTVPWRSPEALPDPQYLKDKIVIDAMNPYKENGELFELGESTSSEETAKRLPGSLIVKAFNTIHFKHLADAPQKELPLQERRAIFIAGDNTEAKAKVARLIEQIGFAGIDNGSLHDGGKLQEPNAELYNKEITCGEALTLEAKNRK from the coding sequence ATACCTGATTTAACAATTTACAAAATGAAAATAGGCATCATTGGCGCAGGCAATATGGGTTTTACCCTTGCTAAATTATTTATTAAGGCGAGATACCAGGTGGCCATCAGTAACTCGCGCGGACCGGAATCGCTACAGGAAATGGTAAAGCAATTAGGCGACAACTGCATAGCTTTAAAAGTAAACGATGCCGCTGCCTTTGGCGATGTGGTTTTACTCACGGTGCCGTGGCGATCGCCCGAAGCCCTACCCGACCCGCAATATTTAAAGGACAAAATTGTGATAGATGCCATGAACCCCTATAAGGAAAATGGCGAGCTATTCGAGCTGGGCGAAAGCACATCGAGCGAAGAAACTGCCAAACGCTTGCCGGGCAGCCTTATCGTTAAAGCATTTAACACCATCCACTTCAAGCATTTAGCCGACGCTCCGCAAAAAGAACTGCCCCTACAGGAACGCAGGGCAATTTTTATAGCCGGAGATAATACCGAAGCCAAAGCCAAAGTTGCCAGGTTGATAGAACAAATTGGCTTCGCCGGTATTGATAATGGCAGCCTGCACGATGGCGGCAAACTACAGGAGCCTAACGCGGAACTTTATAATAAGGAAATTACCTGCGGCGAAGCTTTAACGCTGGAAGCTAAAAACAGGAAGTAA